One genomic segment of Flavobacteriaceae bacterium includes these proteins:
- a CDS encoding DUF2019 domain-containing protein: protein MKIDSLENAIDIFKGASIEHGKASEEGNYKVGNKNYYKIVDAAKYLNENDAIHELLQLLNNENVSVQLWAATYLLENHENEAIKLLTSISKKNITHFSFNAQITLDEWKSGDLKLQY, encoded by the coding sequence ATGAAAATAGATAGTTTAGAAAATGCGATTGATATATTTAAAGGAGCATCCATTGAACATGGAAAAGCATCAGAAGAAGGTAATTATAAAGTTGGAAACAAGAATTATTATAAAATAGTAGATGCTGCAAAATACTTAAATGAGAATGACGCAATTCATGAATTATTACAACTTTTAAACAATGAGAACGTTAGTGTTCAATTGTGGGCTGCAACCTATTTGCTTGAAAATCATGAAAATGAAGCGATTAAGTTATTAACTTCTATCTCAAAGAAGAATATTACACATTTTTCTTTTAATGCACAAATAACTTTGGATGAATGGAAAAGTGGAGATTTGAAGTTACAGTATTAG